The proteins below are encoded in one region of Amycolatopsis acidiphila:
- a CDS encoding lipoyl domain-containing protein has translation MAFELNIPQLGVSMTEGELVEWLVEDGAGVRAGDPVYLLATDKTETEIEAPVDGVLRIKAEPGETYPVGTVVGELG, from the coding sequence ATGGCGTTCGAACTGAACATTCCGCAGCTCGGTGTGTCGATGACCGAGGGCGAACTGGTCGAGTGGCTGGTCGAGGACGGCGCCGGCGTCCGCGCCGGCGACCCGGTCTACCTGCTCGCGACGGACAAGACCGAGACCGAGATCGAGGCCCCGGTCGACGGGGTGCTGCGGATCAAGGCTGAGCCCGGTGAGACCTACCCGGTCGGTACCGTCGTCGGCGAGCTCGGCTGA
- a CDS encoding alpha-ketoacid dehydrogenase subunit beta, with protein sequence MTVQSDVRDAQAPAAREMMLIQAINEALDVALGLDDTVFQLGEDIQDPKGGGFGLHKGLSTKYGLERVRPTPISEQAIMGAAVGAAITGMRPVAEIMLMNFLSVCGDQLINHAAKLRYMSGGQTNVPLTVRTTTGAGGGFGAQHSDMLEASLVHTPGLKVVVPSTPADAKGLLLSSIFDDDPVVFVEMHHLYFAAKGPVPEGDHRVPLGQARIARPGSDVTLISWGKQVHDCLAVAENLAADGIDAEVLDVRSLVPLDLDAILGSVGRTGRAVIVHEAVRRNGFGAELAATISEDLFGQLHAPVRRVAAANTPVPYASSLEAAYLPSRPGIEKTVRDLFG encoded by the coding sequence ATGACAGTGCAAAGCGACGTGCGCGACGCGCAGGCTCCTGCCGCGCGGGAGATGATGCTGATCCAGGCGATCAACGAGGCACTGGACGTCGCGCTCGGGCTCGACGACACCGTGTTCCAGCTGGGGGAGGACATCCAGGACCCCAAGGGTGGTGGGTTCGGCCTCCACAAGGGACTGTCCACCAAGTACGGTCTGGAGCGGGTCCGGCCGACGCCGATCTCGGAGCAGGCCATCATGGGCGCCGCGGTCGGCGCGGCGATCACCGGCATGCGCCCGGTCGCGGAGATCATGCTGATGAACTTCCTGTCCGTGTGCGGGGACCAGCTGATCAACCACGCCGCGAAGCTGCGCTACATGTCCGGTGGCCAGACCAACGTGCCGCTGACGGTACGGACGACCACCGGCGCGGGTGGCGGGTTCGGCGCACAGCACTCGGACATGCTCGAAGCGTCGCTGGTGCACACGCCCGGGTTGAAGGTCGTCGTCCCGTCGACGCCCGCCGACGCGAAGGGCCTGCTGCTGTCGTCGATCTTCGACGACGACCCGGTCGTGTTCGTCGAGATGCACCACCTGTACTTCGCCGCCAAGGGGCCGGTGCCCGAGGGCGACCACCGGGTGCCACTCGGCCAGGCCCGCATCGCCCGCCCCGGTTCCGACGTCACGCTCATCAGCTGGGGCAAGCAGGTCCACGACTGCCTCGCGGTGGCGGAAAACCTGGCAGCGGACGGGATCGATGCCGAGGTCCTCGACGTCCGCTCGCTCGTTCCGCTGGACCTCGACGCCATCCTGGGCTCCGTCGGCCGCACCGGGCGAGCGGTCATCGTGCACGAAGCCGTGCGCCGGAACGGGTTCGGTGCCGAACTGGCCGCGACCATCAGCGAGGACCTGTTCGGTCAGCTGCACGCTCCGGTGCGCCGGGTGGCGGCCGCGAACACGCCGGTGCCGTACGCGTCCTCGCTGGAAGCCGCATACCTGCCCTCGCGGCCGGGTATCGAAAAAACTGTCCGTGACCTCTTCGGTTGA
- a CDS encoding thiamine pyrophosphate-dependent dehydrogenase E1 component subunit alpha, translating into MTTSPEATAVEGVDGDVLAGIYTTAVKIKLYDEKYRATMRAGKIGGMYYSPRGQEIIPSAISAVLAPEDYVLTIYRGVHDQIAKGVPLRTLTAEFFGRASGSCKGKGGPMHITDPSSGLIVTTGVVGSGMPIGVGVALSAHLRKSGQVTVVNFGDGASNIGAFHEALNLASVWNLPVVFVCQNNRYAEYTTLADGTSVERIADRGAAYSMRSIHVDGNDPEAMYGAARTAIDAARAGDGPTLVEAMTYRFFGHVMGDGMEYMPEEELRAAMEADPVVRMREKLLAAGHRSEAELTRVEDGLRAEIEDAFEYAMSQPMAEPEELTTDVYAEGAIR; encoded by the coding sequence ATGACGACCTCCCCCGAGGCCACCGCGGTGGAAGGGGTGGACGGCGACGTGCTCGCCGGCATCTACACCACGGCGGTCAAGATCAAGCTGTACGACGAGAAGTACCGGGCGACCATGCGGGCCGGGAAGATCGGCGGGATGTACTACTCCCCGCGCGGACAGGAGATCATCCCGTCGGCCATCAGCGCGGTGCTCGCACCCGAGGACTACGTCCTGACCATCTACCGGGGCGTGCACGACCAGATCGCCAAGGGCGTGCCGTTGCGTACGCTGACCGCCGAGTTCTTCGGGCGTGCCAGTGGAAGTTGCAAGGGCAAGGGTGGCCCGATGCACATCACCGACCCCTCTTCGGGGCTCATCGTCACCACCGGTGTCGTCGGCTCCGGGATGCCGATCGGGGTGGGCGTGGCGCTCTCGGCGCACCTGCGCAAGAGCGGGCAGGTGACCGTGGTGAACTTCGGCGACGGCGCCTCCAACATCGGTGCGTTCCACGAGGCGCTGAACCTGGCCTCGGTGTGGAACCTGCCGGTCGTGTTCGTCTGCCAGAACAACCGCTACGCCGAATACACGACTCTCGCCGATGGGACGTCGGTCGAGCGGATCGCGGATCGCGGTGCCGCCTACTCGATGCGCTCGATCCACGTCGACGGCAACGACCCGGAGGCGATGTACGGCGCCGCCCGGACCGCGATCGACGCGGCGCGCGCCGGCGACGGGCCGACCCTCGTCGAGGCCATGACCTACCGGTTCTTCGGGCACGTCATGGGCGACGGCATGGAATACATGCCGGAGGAGGAGCTGCGCGCGGCGATGGAAGCCGACCCGGTGGTGCGGATGCGGGAAAAGCTGCTCGCCGCGGGCCACCGGTCGGAGGCCGAGCTCACCCGCGTCGAGGACGGGCTGCGAGCCGAGATCGAGGACGCGTTCGAGTACGCGATGTCCCAGCCGATGGCCGAGCCCGAAGAACTCACGACCGATGTCTATGCCGAAGGTGCGATCCGATGA
- a CDS encoding 2Fe-2S iron-sulfur cluster-binding protein encodes MRGNGFRRPVGGDQGGGVRVEPGGYLIEVRPGESLIQAAWREGYEWPTLCYGMGTCTACQCEVLEGLDNVSDKTEAENAMLGDLTRRRRRIDPRRVRLACQVRISGDVEVRKPGVRTAENQTAERSGQ; translated from the coding sequence TTGCGCGGTAACGGTTTCCGCCGTCCGGTCGGTGGTGACCAGGGCGGCGGGGTCCGGGTGGAACCGGGCGGGTACCTCATCGAGGTGCGACCGGGGGAGTCGCTGATCCAGGCGGCCTGGCGCGAGGGCTACGAGTGGCCGACGCTCTGCTACGGCATGGGCACCTGCACGGCCTGCCAGTGCGAGGTCCTCGAGGGCCTGGACAACGTGTCGGACAAGACCGAGGCCGAGAACGCGATGCTCGGCGACCTCACCCGGCGGCGACGGCGGATCGACCCCCGCCGCGTCCGGCTGGCCTGCCAGGTCCGGATCAGCGGCGACGTCGAGGTCCGCAAACCCGGGGTGCGGACCGCGGAAAACCAGACAGCAGAACGGAGCGGACAATGA
- a CDS encoding aromatic ring-hydroxylating oxygenase subunit alpha, translated as MTAQIERPAEANTLTEPEAQRCLPDPGVDTSSVPFRMADGVHIPAERYYDQGFADLENEKMWLRTWQWAARLEDLPRVGDYIEYTIVGESVMVVRVDEDTLKVYQNVCPHRATRLAQDCGTFGGGQIVCPFHGWRWNLDGSQSMLYGRRGFVPESVDPAKMALKEVRHEVRYGFVWITFDDDAPSLDEFFGEMDEYLAPVAMERMRFRWWKYTVLPANWKVALEAFMEAYHVMQAHPELALGATGEAYNADAVPYFPRGMGHVDSTAPALPDSAFVLTESPVEGMGFGEWFLSQNQVLFEGTDATNTVRDELIADRVRGKNLPDEELLPAFFQEYYAYAQDAGIPLPPPDPKATSYAFLFPNLVMLGMPGNLLYYRVRPNGTDANSCVFEVFAMQIPITGEEQAPARPEGPIAPEDWPFVLRQDFENILRQQDGYRSRAFSEATMSPRYETMIYTMHNEIDKYIAR; from the coding sequence ATGACCGCCCAGATCGAGCGCCCGGCCGAGGCGAACACTCTGACGGAGCCGGAGGCGCAGCGGTGCCTGCCCGATCCCGGCGTGGACACCTCGAGCGTGCCCTTCCGGATGGCCGACGGCGTGCACATTCCCGCCGAGCGTTACTACGACCAGGGTTTCGCCGACCTGGAGAACGAGAAGATGTGGCTGCGCACCTGGCAGTGGGCGGCGCGGCTGGAGGACCTTCCGCGAGTCGGCGACTACATCGAGTACACCATCGTCGGCGAGTCCGTGATGGTGGTGCGGGTCGACGAGGACACCCTCAAGGTCTACCAGAACGTCTGCCCCCACCGGGCCACCCGGCTGGCGCAGGACTGCGGCACGTTCGGCGGTGGCCAGATCGTCTGCCCGTTCCACGGCTGGCGCTGGAACCTCGACGGCTCGCAGTCGATGCTCTACGGGCGTCGCGGGTTCGTCCCGGAGTCGGTCGACCCGGCCAAGATGGCGCTGAAGGAGGTTCGCCACGAGGTCCGTTACGGCTTCGTCTGGATCACCTTCGACGACGACGCGCCCTCGCTGGACGAGTTCTTCGGTGAGATGGACGAATACCTCGCGCCCGTGGCCATGGAGCGGATGCGGTTCCGCTGGTGGAAGTACACGGTTCTGCCGGCGAACTGGAAGGTCGCGCTCGAGGCGTTCATGGAGGCCTACCACGTCATGCAGGCGCATCCCGAGCTCGCGCTCGGTGCGACAGGGGAGGCCTACAACGCCGACGCGGTGCCCTATTTCCCGCGCGGGATGGGCCATGTGGACAGCACGGCGCCGGCACTCCCGGATTCGGCGTTCGTGCTCACCGAGTCGCCGGTCGAGGGCATGGGCTTCGGTGAGTGGTTCCTGTCGCAGAACCAGGTGTTGTTCGAGGGCACCGACGCGACCAACACGGTGCGCGACGAGCTGATCGCCGATCGCGTGCGTGGCAAGAACCTGCCCGACGAGGAGCTGCTGCCGGCGTTCTTCCAGGAGTACTACGCCTACGCCCAGGACGCGGGGATCCCGTTGCCGCCACCGGATCCGAAGGCGACGTCCTACGCGTTCCTGTTCCCGAACCTCGTGATGCTCGGCATGCCGGGGAACCTTCTGTACTACCGTGTCCGCCCGAACGGCACGGACGCGAACTCGTGCGTGTTCGAGGTGTTCGCGATGCAGATTCCCATCACCGGCGAGGAGCAGGCTCCCGCACGGCCGGAAGGGCCGATCGCGCCGGAGGACTGGCCGTTCGTGCTGCGTCAGGACTTCGAGAACATCCTGCGCCAGCAGGATGGCTACCGCAGCCGCGCGTTCTCCGAGGCCACGATGTCCCCCCGCTACGAGACGATGATCTACACCATGCACAACGAGATCGACAAGTACATTGCGCGGTAA
- a CDS encoding DUF4286 family protein → MAEDLFLVFSNPAAGREDEFNEWYDHHHLGDVLAVPGVTGARRYELAPTKPPEAEGMPEPSAPAHSYLAVYELDRDADEVLAEFLRRVGSGEMPLSDSLDLATISMSAWRARGPRRQAGA, encoded by the coding sequence ATGGCCGAGGATCTCTTCCTGGTGTTCTCGAATCCGGCCGCAGGGCGCGAGGACGAGTTCAACGAGTGGTACGACCACCACCATCTCGGCGACGTGCTCGCCGTGCCGGGGGTGACGGGGGCCCGGCGCTACGAGCTCGCGCCGACGAAGCCGCCGGAGGCCGAGGGGATGCCCGAGCCGTCGGCCCCGGCACACTCCTACCTGGCGGTCTACGAGCTGGACCGGGACGCGGACGAGGTGCTGGCCGAGTTCCTGCGCCGGGTCGGCAGTGGGGAGATGCCGCTGAGCGACTCGCTGGACCTGGCGACGATCTCCATGTCGGCCTGGCGGGCGCGCGGGCCGCGCCGCCAGGCCGGCGCGTGA
- a CDS encoding ferredoxin gives MHITIDEDKCCAAGQCVLAAPEVFDQRDDDGIVVLLDADPPQAQYAAVRDAAAVCPAAAIAVQE, from the coding sequence GTGCATATCACCATCGACGAGGACAAATGCTGCGCGGCCGGTCAGTGCGTGCTGGCCGCTCCGGAGGTCTTCGACCAGCGGGACGACGACGGCATCGTGGTGCTCCTGGACGCCGACCCGCCGCAGGCCCAGTACGCGGCGGTCCGGGACGCCGCCGCCGTCTGCCCCGCCGCCGCCATCGCGGTACAGGAATGA
- a CDS encoding NAD(P)/FAD-dependent oxidoreductase — protein MSVPASVVIAGASAAGLSTAETLRRQGFDGRITLIGEEVHPPYDRPPLSKQILSGTWPDERVWLRDEAALAGLALDLRLGARAEALDTGAKVVRLSDGSLVSYDELVIATGVRPRRLPGTADVAGVHVLRTLTDATTLRAALAGSPRLVIVGAGFLGAEVASVARQAGAQVTLVSDIEAPLSDVLGPQLGELLVGVHRDHGVEVVTGARVEEVLVSGGRAHGVRLAGGHTIEADAVLVSIGSVPNVEWLAGSGVEVGNGVLCDQYSQAGPGVWAAGDVASWHHPGLGERIRIEHRTNAAEQGMAVARNILAGEDRSPFAPVPYIWSDQYDLRIQIHGLPRGADAFAVTEGSLADRKLVALYGKDAQVRAAVGINMVRPARAARALVATPTAWETATAVQEGVTP, from the coding sequence ATGAGCGTGCCGGCGTCCGTCGTGATCGCCGGGGCGTCGGCGGCGGGACTGTCCACCGCCGAGACACTGCGAAGGCAGGGATTCGACGGGCGGATCACGCTGATCGGCGAGGAGGTGCACCCGCCCTACGACCGGCCGCCACTGTCCAAGCAGATCCTCTCCGGCACATGGCCGGACGAGCGGGTGTGGCTGCGCGACGAGGCGGCGCTCGCCGGTCTCGCGCTCGACCTCCGGCTCGGTGCCCGCGCGGAGGCGCTCGACACCGGCGCCAAGGTCGTCCGGCTGTCGGACGGATCCCTGGTGTCCTACGACGAGCTGGTCATCGCGACCGGCGTCCGGCCCCGCCGGCTGCCGGGAACGGCGGACGTGGCAGGCGTGCACGTGCTGCGGACCCTCACCGACGCCACCACCTTGCGCGCCGCGCTGGCAGGCTCACCCCGGCTCGTCATCGTGGGCGCCGGGTTCCTCGGCGCCGAGGTGGCCTCGGTCGCCCGCCAGGCCGGTGCCCAGGTGACGCTGGTGTCCGACATCGAAGCGCCACTGTCCGATGTGCTCGGTCCGCAGCTGGGCGAGCTGCTCGTCGGCGTGCACCGGGACCACGGCGTGGAGGTGGTCACCGGGGCGCGGGTGGAGGAGGTCCTCGTCTCGGGCGGACGTGCCCACGGCGTGCGGCTCGCCGGTGGCCACACCATCGAGGCGGACGCCGTGCTGGTGTCCATCGGCTCGGTCCCGAACGTCGAATGGCTGGCCGGCAGCGGCGTCGAGGTCGGCAACGGTGTCCTCTGCGACCAGTACAGCCAGGCCGGGCCCGGTGTGTGGGCGGCGGGCGACGTCGCCAGCTGGCACCACCCGGGTCTGGGCGAGCGCATCCGGATCGAGCACCGGACCAACGCCGCCGAGCAGGGCATGGCGGTGGCGCGCAACATCCTGGCCGGCGAGGACAGGTCGCCGTTCGCCCCGGTGCCCTACATCTGGTCGGACCAGTACGACCTCAGGATCCAGATCCACGGCCTGCCTCGCGGCGCCGACGCCTTCGCCGTCACCGAGGGCAGTCTCGCCGACCGCAAGCTGGTCGCCCTCTACGGCAAGGACGCTCAGGTCCGCGCCGCGGTCGGGATCAACATGGTCCGTCCGGCACGGGCGGCACGGGCGCTCGTCGCCACACCGACGGCATGGGAGACGGCAACCGCCGTCCAGGAAGGAGTCACACCATGA
- a CDS encoding NAD(P)-dependent oxidoreductase translates to MSVQTVSPGQSLESAAPRAGVIGLGMIGGGVAVSLARSGRVPTVYDIRPDAADKLAGVPAPVASPAEVARASDVVLVAVVDADQARSVLFGENGVLAGAEPGLIVVLLSTVAVPVVHELAEACAKAGVSLLDCGVTPGDKAAENGLVAILGGEESTVERAMPVLTDFAKRVVHCGPVGAGMATKIARNVITYGSWRAVHEATTLAGAAGVDPEKLITVIEEADPEGATLLSWQRQRLAGIAQPLAAQVVRLLDKDLAAAQELAAQLGLTLPLADVTRAHGAETIGAESGKDA, encoded by the coding sequence ATGAGTGTGCAAACGGTTTCCCCCGGGCAGTCGCTCGAATCCGCCGCGCCGCGCGCCGGGGTCATCGGGCTCGGCATGATCGGCGGCGGGGTGGCGGTCAGCCTCGCCCGCTCCGGCCGCGTCCCCACCGTCTACGACATCCGGCCGGACGCCGCCGACAAGCTGGCCGGCGTGCCGGCCCCGGTCGCCTCACCGGCCGAGGTCGCGCGGGCCAGCGACGTGGTGCTGGTCGCCGTCGTGGACGCCGACCAGGCCAGGTCGGTGCTCTTCGGCGAGAACGGCGTGCTCGCCGGCGCCGAGCCGGGGCTCATCGTCGTCCTGCTGTCCACGGTCGCCGTGCCGGTGGTGCACGAGCTGGCGGAAGCGTGCGCGAAGGCGGGCGTGTCGCTCCTGGACTGCGGCGTCACTCCCGGGGACAAGGCGGCCGAGAACGGCCTCGTGGCCATCCTCGGCGGCGAGGAGTCCACAGTGGAGCGTGCGATGCCGGTGCTGACCGACTTCGCCAAGCGGGTGGTCCACTGTGGACCGGTCGGTGCGGGCATGGCGACCAAGATCGCCCGCAACGTCATCACCTACGGCAGCTGGCGCGCGGTCCACGAGGCCACCACCCTGGCCGGCGCCGCGGGCGTGGACCCGGAGAAGCTGATCACGGTGATCGAGGAGGCCGATCCCGAGGGCGCCACGCTGTTGTCCTGGCAGCGTCAGCGCCTCGCCGGGATCGCGCAGCCGCTGGCGGCCCAGGTCGTGCGGCTGCTCGACAAGGACCTCGCCGCCGCCCAGGAACTGGCGGCCCAGCTCGGGCTCACCCTGCCACTGGCCGACGTCACCCGTGCGCACGGCGCGGAGACGATCGGCGCGGAGTCCGGGAAGGACGCGTGA
- a CDS encoding carboxymuconolactone decarboxylase family protein, translating into MDETTKTGLKTMDEVYGPGFTDSLPAERSPMLEKTVDHLFGEIWSRPGLSVRDRRLLVLGATAALGRADLIEIQVRGALHNGELSAEQLREAVLHLQYYVGWGNGTQVNNGVEAALRAHVAEEKENS; encoded by the coding sequence ATGGACGAGACCACGAAAACGGGCCTGAAGACCATGGACGAGGTCTACGGGCCCGGCTTCACCGATTCCCTGCCCGCCGAGCGGTCTCCGATGCTGGAGAAGACCGTCGATCACCTCTTCGGCGAGATCTGGAGCAGGCCCGGGCTTTCGGTGCGCGACCGGCGGCTGCTCGTGCTCGGCGCCACCGCGGCGCTGGGCCGCGCGGACCTGATCGAGATCCAGGTGCGCGGCGCGCTGCACAACGGCGAGCTGAGCGCCGAGCAGCTGCGGGAAGCCGTGCTGCACCTGCAGTACTACGTCGGCTGGGGGAACGGAACCCAGGTGAACAACGGAGTCGAAGCCGCGCTGCGGGCGCACGTGGCCGAGGAGAAGGAGAACTCATGA
- a CDS encoding cytochrome P450, which produces MTVELPAMPMERTRLLDPPLEYDQLREEQPVVRVRFPSGRVGWLVTRFDEGSQVFSDPRMSARRPRHDVPPEEGDDHDSDESGEGIDPTFVFMDEPDHGAYRRLLAGRFTPKSIQAKLQPYIDRIVTEHLDAIEKAGAAGEPVDLIEHLALPIPCLVICELLGVPYADRDKFHHATEVMMDVSKPRAERDSGARWLQSYITGLVADKRADPESTGLLADLIRTSEQDGSILTDKDLISIGVLLLFAGHDTTMAMIGLSSLTLLTHPEQRQNLVEHPEKIGPAVEELLRYLTIVQFGLGRTAKEDLEIGGQPIAKGDLVVVAMPAANRDPRAFDDPDVPDFDRKITRHLAFGYGVHQCLGQNVARAELKTILPRLFQRFPGLKLATPLEEVEMDTYGTNYGVRKMLVTW; this is translated from the coding sequence ATGACCGTGGAACTGCCCGCGATGCCGATGGAGCGGACACGCCTGCTCGACCCGCCGCTGGAGTACGACCAGCTGCGCGAGGAACAGCCGGTCGTCCGCGTGCGCTTTCCCAGCGGCCGCGTCGGCTGGCTGGTGACCCGGTTCGACGAGGGCAGCCAGGTGTTCTCGGACCCGCGGATGAGCGCGCGGCGGCCGCGCCACGACGTCCCGCCCGAGGAAGGGGACGACCACGACTCCGACGAGTCCGGGGAAGGGATCGACCCGACCTTCGTGTTCATGGACGAGCCCGATCACGGCGCCTACCGGCGGCTGCTGGCGGGCCGGTTCACCCCGAAGTCCATCCAGGCCAAGCTGCAGCCCTACATCGACCGGATCGTCACCGAGCACCTCGACGCCATCGAGAAGGCCGGCGCGGCCGGTGAGCCGGTGGACCTGATCGAGCACCTCGCGCTGCCGATCCCCTGCCTGGTGATCTGCGAGCTGCTCGGCGTGCCCTACGCCGACCGGGACAAGTTCCACCACGCCACCGAGGTGATGATGGACGTCAGCAAGCCGCGTGCCGAGCGGGACAGCGGCGCGCGCTGGCTGCAGAGCTACATCACAGGGCTGGTGGCCGACAAGCGCGCCGACCCGGAGTCGACGGGCCTGCTGGCCGACCTGATCCGGACCAGCGAGCAGGACGGGTCGATCCTCACCGACAAGGACCTGATCAGCATCGGCGTGCTGCTGCTGTTCGCGGGCCACGACACCACCATGGCGATGATCGGCCTGTCGTCGCTGACCCTGCTCACCCACCCCGAGCAGCGGCAGAACCTCGTCGAGCACCCGGAGAAGATCGGCCCCGCGGTCGAAGAGCTGCTGCGCTACCTCACCATCGTCCAGTTCGGACTCGGCCGGACCGCGAAGGAGGACCTGGAGATCGGCGGGCAGCCCATCGCGAAGGGCGACCTGGTCGTGGTCGCCATGCCGGCCGCCAACCGCGACCCCCGGGCGTTCGACGACCCCGACGTGCCCGACTTCGACCGCAAGATCACCCGTCACCTCGCCTTCGGGTACGGCGTGCACCAGTGCCTCGGGCAGAACGTCGCCCGGGCCGAGCTGAAGACCATCCTGCCCCGGCTGTTCCAGCGGTTCCCCGGGCTGAAACTGGCCACCCCGCTGGAGGAGGTCGAGATGGACACCTACGGCACCAACTACGGCGTCCGCAAGATGCTCGTCACCTGGTGA
- a CDS encoding TetR/AcrR family transcriptional regulator, translating into MAVPAGGSGRPRSRRGEGERLRAEVLAAVNRLLDEWGSDDKLTMRAVAKEVGVAAPSIYLHFADKAELVWAALTDKYEQLAAQMRTADLAAAEEGVRERLRAQVHAYCRFALHNAGHYRLMYEVRQPSVELSRMGSHPARLVSRRLRGALAACADDGYPLTLPLHQAANTLWTGLHGLVSVQHSLSVNSSEDMVLGLADGLVDILVGAERTAGPAYPPDTPVERLIARTVSNEGLPGPGVP; encoded by the coding sequence GTGGCTGTGCCTGCTGGCGGTTCCGGCCGGCCACGGAGCCGGCGCGGTGAGGGCGAGCGGCTGCGGGCCGAGGTCCTGGCGGCGGTGAACCGTCTCCTCGACGAATGGGGCAGCGACGACAAGCTCACCATGCGCGCGGTCGCCAAAGAGGTCGGCGTCGCGGCGCCCAGCATCTACCTGCATTTCGCGGACAAGGCCGAGCTCGTCTGGGCAGCGCTGACGGACAAGTACGAACAGCTCGCGGCGCAGATGCGGACCGCCGATCTCGCCGCGGCCGAGGAGGGGGTGCGGGAGCGGCTGCGGGCGCAGGTCCACGCGTACTGCCGGTTCGCGCTGCACAACGCCGGGCACTACCGGCTGATGTACGAGGTCCGCCAGCCCTCGGTCGAGCTGTCCAGGATGGGCTCGCACCCCGCGCGGCTGGTGTCCCGGCGGCTGCGCGGCGCCCTGGCCGCGTGCGCCGACGACGGCTACCCGCTCACCCTCCCGCTGCACCAGGCCGCGAACACGTTGTGGACCGGGCTGCACGGGCTGGTGTCGGTCCAGCACAGCCTTTCGGTGAACAGTTCCGAGGACATGGTGCTGGGGCTCGCGGATGGTCTGGTGGACATCCTGGTGGGCGCCGAGCGCACCGCCGGGCCCGCCTATCCGCCCGACACCCCGGTCGAGCGCCTCATCGCCCGGACCGTCTCGAACGAAGGCCTGCCGGGTCCTGGAGTCCCCTAA